The Thermoclostridium stercorarium subsp. stercorarium DSM 8532 genome contains a region encoding:
- the spoIIGA gene encoding sigma-E processing peptidase SpoIIGA, with protein sequence MSVYIDILFLQNIIVNYGILLVTQKLSGRYSTALRKLISATVGAAYLVVMLLCPRIGTLYTIGGKIMLSILMVSIAFPCQRLKNWFKALLSFYISSFIFAGAGFALMSFLNQGIYFKNGEFYTQMKSDGMLLILTLATGFLMVRAFTDIFRKRIEKDSYIVKTYISLDGKTVCVDALIDTGNSLTDPVSQWPVMIAELESIRELLPDGMVKWFENWTQMSAAPSYDENAEWIKRIRLIPFNSIGTQNGMLPGFKPDGVCVEKEELCFERTQVVVCISRSRLSSAEQYRAIISPEMVTA encoded by the coding sequence ATGTCGGTTTACATAGATATCCTGTTTCTTCAGAATATTATCGTTAATTACGGAATTTTATTAGTGACGCAGAAATTGTCGGGCAGGTACTCAACAGCGCTGCGTAAGTTAATATCTGCCACCGTCGGTGCAGCGTATCTGGTTGTCATGCTCCTGTGTCCAAGAATCGGAACCCTATATACAATCGGCGGAAAAATAATGCTTTCAATACTGATGGTTTCAATTGCATTCCCGTGTCAACGGCTTAAAAACTGGTTTAAAGCGCTGCTGTCGTTCTATATTTCTTCCTTTATATTTGCAGGGGCGGGCTTTGCTTTAATGAGCTTTCTGAACCAGGGAATTTACTTTAAAAACGGTGAATTTTACACCCAGATGAAAAGCGACGGAATGCTTCTGATATTAACCCTTGCAACCGGATTTTTGATGGTTCGTGCATTTACCGACATATTCAGGAAACGCATAGAAAAGGATTCATACATAGTTAAGACCTATATCAGTCTTGACGGCAAAACAGTTTGTGTTGATGCCCTGATCGATACAGGCAATTCCCTGACCGATCCGGTTTCACAGTGGCCTGTAATGATTGCCGAGCTGGAAAGCATAAGGGAGCTGCTGCCTGACGGCATGGTTAAATGGTTTGAGAACTGGACTCAGATGAGTGCCGCGCCAAGTTATGACGAAAACGCGGAATGGATAAAAAGGATCAGATTAATTCCGTTTAACTCAATCGGAACCCAGAACGGGATGCTGCCGGGTTTTAAGCCCGACGGTGTTTGCGTGGAAAAGGAAGAATTATGTTTTGAGCGTACCCAGGTTGTTGTATGCATAAGCCGGAGCAGGCTTTCATCCGCCGAGCAATACAGGGCCATTATAAGCCCTGAAATGGTTACGGCATAA
- a CDS encoding CPBP family intramembrane glutamic endopeptidase — protein sequence MKKFFKVFFYCTGFAALCIVMQFIAAIPVSAAYIFLKSFQYALSGNPELAMNLDLMTVVNDILMPSYILSAILTFFSAWIIHAVFRRKFFERLSLNRTSPVYTAVSFLAGCAMQMPLSFIITLVEKTGIAPDLFEEYTQHVEQLMSNQNTVLQILAVGIMAPLIEEIIFRGLILNQLKRNIPATAAILIQAILFGFVHLNVVQGTYAFVMAVLMGMLTVWFDSLFVSIAFHMGMNLSGVILSEFGAGLSDAAGVIMLAVSFILIPLCIMFLYFKSAKGNSHTPKVNPTEGAGV from the coding sequence ATGAAAAAATTTTTTAAGGTGTTTTTTTATTGCACGGGTTTCGCAGCCTTGTGCATTGTAATGCAGTTTATAGCAGCCATACCGGTTTCGGCGGCTTATATTTTCCTTAAATCCTTCCAATACGCCCTTTCCGGTAACCCTGAACTTGCGATGAATTTGGATCTTATGACGGTGGTAAACGACATATTAATGCCTTCCTATATTTTATCCGCCATACTTACTTTCTTTTCTGCGTGGATCATCCATGCCGTTTTCAGGAGAAAGTTTTTTGAAAGGCTTTCACTTAACAGAACATCCCCTGTCTATACTGCGGTCAGTTTTTTGGCAGGCTGCGCAATGCAAATGCCCCTCAGTTTCATTATCACGCTGGTTGAAAAGACGGGAATTGCGCCCGATCTGTTTGAAGAATATACACAACATGTTGAACAGTTGATGAGTAATCAGAATACTGTTCTTCAAATTCTGGCAGTGGGGATAATGGCCCCTTTGATTGAGGAAATTATTTTCAGGGGCCTGATTTTAAACCAGCTTAAACGCAATATACCGGCAACGGCGGCAATACTGATCCAGGCGATTTTATTCGGTTTTGTGCACCTTAATGTCGTTCAGGGAACATACGCGTTCGTTATGGCGGTTTTAATGGGGATGCTTACGGTATGGTTTGATTCGCTGTTTGTTTCCATTGCCTTTCATATGGGCATGAATCTGTCGGGCGTAATTCTTTCCGAATTCGGCGCCGGACTTTCGGACGCAGCGGGTGTAATCATGCTTGCAGTTTCTTTTATACTGATACCCTTATGCATAATGTTCCTTTATTTTAAATCAGCCAAAGGTAACTCGCATACGCCCAAGGTTAATCCAACGGAAGGGGCCGGTGTTTGA
- a CDS encoding glutamate-5-semialdehyde dehydrogenase produces the protein MEMIQLAKEAKKASIILASTATERKNLALKLIADYLMNHIDEIVKENEEDIRRSMEENLPEPLVKRLKFDRKKILDTVEGIKSLISLPDPVGKKLLATELDEGLTLYRVSCPIGVIGVIFESRPDALVQISTLCLKSGNAVLLKGGREAIRTNRILTELIQKATLEADIPQGWISLLESRDDVNQMLKLDKYIDLIIPRGSNEFVRYIMENSRIPVLGHADGICHCYVDSDADIKMAVDIVNDAKTQYVAVCNATETLLVHSAIASRFLPELKRKLDESNVELRGCERTQRIIEVKPASEEDWRTEYLDYILSVKIVDSIDEAIEHINTYGSGHTDAIITDNRGHAEKFMDLVDSGNVFWNCSTRFSDGFRYGFGAEVGISTSKIHARGPVGLDGLTIYKYKLIGKGHIVADYAEHRRTFKHRPLPLD, from the coding sequence ATGGAGATGATTCAACTTGCGAAAGAGGCAAAAAAAGCATCGATTATTCTTGCTTCAACGGCCACCGAGCGGAAGAACCTTGCCTTGAAATTGATTGCGGACTATCTGATGAACCATATTGACGAAATAGTCAAAGAAAATGAGGAAGACATACGGAGAAGCATGGAAGAGAATTTGCCCGAACCTCTTGTAAAACGTTTAAAGTTTGACCGAAAAAAGATACTTGACACGGTGGAGGGGATAAAAAGCCTTATTTCCCTGCCCGATCCGGTTGGGAAGAAGTTACTGGCTACAGAACTGGATGAAGGACTTACCCTTTACAGAGTCAGTTGCCCGATTGGGGTCATAGGCGTAATTTTTGAATCCAGGCCGGATGCTCTTGTTCAGATTTCCACGCTGTGCCTTAAAAGCGGGAATGCGGTTCTGTTGAAAGGCGGCAGAGAGGCAATTCGCACAAACCGTATCTTAACCGAACTTATCCAGAAGGCAACTCTTGAAGCCGATATACCTCAAGGCTGGATTAGCCTCCTCGAGTCAAGAGATGATGTCAACCAGATGCTTAAGCTTGATAAGTATATAGACCTGATAATTCCGCGCGGCTCCAATGAGTTTGTAAGATACATCATGGAAAATTCGAGGATACCCGTTCTGGGTCATGCCGACGGAATATGCCACTGTTATGTGGACAGTGACGCTGACATTAAAATGGCAGTGGACATAGTTAATGATGCAAAAACTCAATATGTGGCGGTATGCAATGCAACCGAGACTCTACTTGTGCACAGCGCAATTGCCTCGCGTTTTCTGCCCGAACTGAAGAGAAAACTGGATGAAAGCAATGTGGAACTTAGAGGCTGTGAAAGAACCCAAAGGATTATTGAAGTAAAGCCCGCATCGGAAGAAGACTGGAGAACGGAGTATCTTGATTATATACTTTCGGTTAAAATAGTGGATTCCATCGACGAGGCAATTGAGCATATCAATACTTACGGTTCCGGGCATACCGATGCCATAATCACCGACAACAGGGGGCATGCGGAAAAATTCATGGACCTCGTCGATTCAGGCAACGTATTCTGGAACTGTTCAACCCGTTTCAGTGATGGTTTCAGGTATGGTTTCGGCGCTGAAGTCGGAATTAGCACCAGCAAGATCCATGCCCGGGGGCCTGTGGGTTTGGACGGGCTTACAATTTATAAATACAAACTGATTGGGAAAGGGCATATTGTAGCCGACTATGCCGAACACAGGCGCACGTTCAAACACCGGCCCCTTCCGTTGGATTAA
- a CDS encoding bacteriohemerythrin gives MFKWNENYRTGIEVVDEQHKKLIDIGAKLEDMLYAGDSLDYYDYIMETINELKDYADYHFTFEEKLMREHDYPELEEHRMEHLYFIKRIDRLAMEDIDSRQVSVISETLDFLARWLFSHILNSDMKYADFLKRKSG, from the coding sequence ATGTTTAAATGGAACGAAAATTACAGAACCGGCATTGAGGTTGTGGACGAACAGCATAAGAAACTGATAGACATCGGTGCCAAACTTGAGGACATGCTATATGCCGGAGATTCTCTTGATTATTACGATTATATAATGGAAACAATTAATGAACTGAAGGATTATGCCGATTACCATTTTACATTTGAGGAAAAACTGATGCGTGAGCATGATTACCCCGAACTTGAAGAACACCGCATGGAACATTTGTACTTTATTAAAAGAATAGACAGGCTGGCCATGGAGGACATTGACAGCCGGCAGGTAAGTGTAATATCCGAAACTTTGGATTTTCTGGCAAGGTGGCTTTTCAGTCATATACTTAACTCTGATATGAAATACGCAGACTTTTTGAAAAGAAAATCAGGCTAA
- a CDS encoding MBL fold metallo-hydrolase: MKKKVDVWYLYHSGFAVKMNNKLLIFDYFVNQAANNETVLYNGKFSPECFKDTDVYFFVSHRHYDHYNPIIFRWVEQNPNIRLIISSDIADYTPHPNIHRAEPENEYVIDGLYIETFTSTDEGTAFLVKTDGVCLFHAGDLHWWHWEGEPDSFNRQMEKQFKEQIRKLARHKIDIAFIVADPRQENFSLLGLEWFVNEVDCAHIFPMHFSDDYSIMDRIRKFMETNRLKSEIHLINRRGQCFNIEI, from the coding sequence TTGAAAAAAAAGGTTGATGTATGGTATCTATATCACAGCGGGTTTGCTGTAAAAATGAATAACAAACTGCTGATTTTCGATTATTTTGTAAATCAGGCGGCAAATAATGAAACGGTCCTTTATAACGGAAAATTCAGCCCCGAATGCTTTAAGGATACCGATGTGTACTTTTTCGTTTCCCACAGGCATTACGATCATTACAACCCCATTATATTCAGATGGGTGGAGCAAAACCCCAATATCCGGCTGATTATCTCATCGGATATAGCAGACTATACTCCCCATCCGAATATACACAGAGCGGAACCGGAAAATGAATATGTCATTGACGGTTTGTACATTGAAACATTTACTTCCACCGATGAAGGAACCGCTTTTCTGGTAAAAACAGACGGAGTGTGTCTTTTTCATGCCGGGGATTTGCATTGGTGGCACTGGGAGGGTGAACCTGACTCATTTAACCGGCAGATGGAAAAACAGTTTAAGGAACAGATAAGGAAGCTGGCAAGGCATAAAATAGACATTGCTTTTATTGTAGCCGATCCGAGGCAGGAGAATTTTTCACTGCTGGGGCTGGAATGGTTTGTAAATGAAGTGGATTGCGCCCATATTTTCCCGATGCATTTTTCAGATGATTACAGTATAATGGACAGAATAAGAAAATTCATGGAAACAAACCGGTTAAAAAGCGAAATACACCTTATAAACCGGCGGGGTCAGTGTTTCAATATTGAAATATAA
- a CDS encoding peptide chain release factor 3: MADLKKELHEQVKRRRTFAIISHPDAGKTTLTEKLLLYGGAINLAGSVKARKAKKYAVSDWMEIEKQRGISVTSSVMQFEYKGYCINILDTPGHQDFSEDTYRTLVAADSAVMLIDGAKGVEAQTIKLFHVCKMRGIPIFTFINKLDRAIKNPFDLMQEIEDVLGIRSYPMNWPIGTDGDFKGVYNRKLKQIELFTGGNHGQTIVESKAGSVDDPVFRELLGEPYYSRLVEDIELLNIAGDDFNLKEVLEGNLTPIFFGSAMTNFGVEPFLEEFLEMAPPPGERVFTDTVIEPEMEEFYGFIFKIQANMNPNHRDRVAFLRICSGKFTKGMEVYLSNGNKKIRLSQPQQIMAQEREIVEEAWPGDIIGLYDPGIFKIGDTLSTAKPSALFTGMPMFPAEHFARISPKDTMKRKQFLKGIMQLSEEGTIQVFRQVDIGGEEFIVGAVGMLQFDVLEHRLLHEYNVELKVVMLPHKFARWLVTTDKDPRDLNLTSSTLIAQDKNEQYVLIFENQWSIDWAKEKNKGIELSDVSG; the protein is encoded by the coding sequence ATGGCAGACTTGAAAAAAGAACTTCATGAACAGGTTAAACGTCGCAGAACTTTCGCAATAATATCCCACCCCGATGCGGGAAAAACAACATTGACCGAAAAACTTTTACTGTACGGCGGTGCCATTAACCTTGCAGGATCGGTAAAAGCACGCAAAGCAAAAAAATACGCAGTTTCAGACTGGATGGAAATTGAAAAGCAGCGTGGTATATCGGTTACTTCCAGCGTAATGCAGTTTGAGTATAAAGGCTACTGCATCAATATTCTGGACACCCCCGGACACCAGGATTTCAGTGAAGACACCTACAGGACACTGGTTGCAGCCGACAGCGCAGTAATGCTCATCGATGGCGCCAAAGGCGTTGAGGCCCAGACAATTAAGCTTTTCCACGTATGTAAAATGCGCGGAATCCCTATTTTTACATTTATAAACAAGCTGGACAGGGCCATAAAAAACCCGTTTGATTTGATGCAGGAAATTGAAGACGTGCTGGGTATCCGCTCATATCCGATGAACTGGCCTATTGGCACCGACGGTGATTTCAAAGGGGTTTACAACAGGAAACTAAAACAGATTGAACTGTTTACAGGTGGTAATCACGGTCAGACCATTGTGGAATCAAAAGCAGGCTCAGTTGATGATCCGGTTTTTAGGGAATTACTGGGGGAACCGTATTATTCAAGACTGGTTGAGGATATCGAGCTTTTAAACATTGCAGGAGACGATTTCAATCTTAAGGAAGTGTTGGAAGGAAATCTCACTCCAATCTTTTTTGGCAGTGCGATGACAAACTTCGGTGTGGAGCCGTTTTTGGAAGAATTCCTTGAAATGGCGCCCCCGCCTGGCGAGCGTGTTTTCACCGACACAGTGATAGAACCTGAAATGGAAGAGTTTTACGGATTTATCTTTAAAATACAGGCAAACATGAATCCCAATCACCGTGACAGAGTTGCCTTTTTAAGAATTTGCTCCGGCAAGTTTACAAAGGGAATGGAAGTTTATCTGTCAAACGGCAACAAAAAAATCCGGCTTTCCCAGCCTCAGCAGATAATGGCACAGGAACGGGAAATAGTTGAGGAAGCATGGCCGGGAGACATTATCGGGCTTTACGATCCCGGAATTTTCAAAATCGGCGATACGCTAAGCACGGCAAAGCCGTCTGCTTTATTTACCGGTATGCCCATGTTCCCTGCGGAGCATTTTGCCAGGATTTCGCCCAAAGACACAATGAAAAGAAAACAGTTTCTGAAAGGAATTATGCAGCTTTCGGAAGAAGGAACAATACAGGTCTTCAGACAAGTGGACATCGGCGGCGAAGAGTTCATAGTGGGTGCAGTTGGCATGCTTCAGTTTGACGTTCTGGAACACAGGCTGCTGCATGAATATAATGTGGAATTGAAAGTGGTGATGCTCCCCCATAAGTTTGCGCGATGGCTGGTCACCACAGACAAGGATCCGCGGGATTTAAACCTTACGTCTTCAACCCTCATTGCACAGGACAAAAATGAGCAATACGTACTGATATTTGAAAACCAGTGGTCCATCGACTGGGCAAAGGAAAAAAATAAAGGCATTGAGTTGTCGGATGTGTCGGGATAA
- a CDS encoding PspC domain-containing protein yields the protein MEKKLYLSDTNKIIGGVCGGIGEYLGIDPTVIRLIWAALSVGTAFVGGVVLYIIAMFIIPRRS from the coding sequence ATGGAAAAGAAATTATATCTTTCCGACACAAACAAAATTATCGGTGGCGTTTGCGGGGGTATAGGCGAATATCTGGGAATTGATCCGACAGTAATACGCCTTATTTGGGCCGCTCTTTCAGTGGGTACGGCTTTTGTGGGCGGAGTAGTTCTTTATATAATCGCGATGTTTATAATACCCAGAAGATCGTAA